A part of Streptomyces sp. SLBN-31 genomic DNA contains:
- a CDS encoding MarR family winged helix-turn-helix transcriptional regulator encodes MKTAPTSAAPAPAAQEPPADTPWLSDEEQRVWRSYIHATTLLEDHLDRQLQREAGMPHVYYGLLVALAEAPDGRLRMTELAMKAKITRSRLSHAIARLEKNGWVRREDCPSDKRGQFAVLTEQGHEVLRRTAPGHVTAVRQAVFDRLTPEQQKALGEIMQIVAEGLQPDEAGADLPWLR; translated from the coding sequence ATGAAGACGGCACCCACCTCCGCTGCACCCGCCCCCGCGGCACAGGAGCCCCCCGCGGACACCCCCTGGCTCTCCGACGAGGAGCAGCGCGTCTGGCGCTCCTACATCCACGCCACCACGCTCCTGGAGGACCACCTCGACCGCCAGCTCCAGCGCGAGGCGGGCATGCCGCACGTCTACTACGGCCTCCTCGTCGCCCTCGCCGAGGCTCCGGACGGCCGGCTGCGGATGACCGAGCTGGCGATGAAGGCGAAGATCACCCGCTCCCGCCTCTCCCACGCCATCGCCCGGCTGGAGAAGAACGGCTGGGTGCGCCGCGAGGACTGTCCCTCCGACAAGCGGGGCCAGTTCGCGGTGCTCACCGAGCAGGGCCACGAGGTGCTGCGGCGGACCGCGCCGGGCCACGTCACGGCTGTACGCCAGGCGGTGTTCGACCGTCTGACCCCCGAACAGCAGAAAGCCCTCGGCGAGATCATGCAGATCGT